From the genome of Deinococcus sp. JMULE3, one region includes:
- a CDS encoding ABC transporter ATP-binding protein — translation MAEVILEHINKRYGTKHHAVKDFNLHIQDREFMVFVGPSGCGKSTTLRMIAGLEDISDGILKIGDRVVNDVPPKDRDIAMVFQNYALYPHMNVYENMAFGLKLRKTPKEEIDKRVREAAKILQIEHLLGRKPKELSGGQRQRVAMGRAIVREPKVFLMDEPLSNLDAKLRVEMRSQISQLHRRLGATIVYVTHDQVEAMTLGNRIVVMRDGVIMQVDTPMNLYDFPQNKFVAGFIGSPSMNFLTGRVQNGEFMIGDNRVSPMGRLAQSLKAFEGKDVLMGIRPEHLGMVGMTDIPRGSNVLRGQVVVVEPLGAQTDLIIDVAGQHITAKVEGQANVLPGDSVELLVDQTRLHAFDPSSEAAVDRGTPSGTRGQADTPGLGYEYAAPASTY, via the coding sequence ATGGCAGAAGTGATTCTGGAGCACATCAACAAGCGTTACGGCACGAAGCACCACGCGGTGAAGGACTTCAACCTGCACATCCAGGACCGCGAGTTCATGGTGTTCGTCGGGCCGTCCGGCTGCGGGAAGTCCACCACGCTGCGCATGATCGCAGGCCTGGAGGACATCAGCGACGGCATCCTGAAGATCGGCGACCGCGTCGTGAACGACGTGCCGCCCAAGGACCGCGACATCGCGATGGTCTTCCAGAACTACGCGCTGTACCCGCACATGAACGTGTACGAGAACATGGCCTTCGGCCTGAAGCTCCGCAAGACGCCCAAGGAAGAGATCGACAAGCGCGTGCGTGAAGCCGCGAAGATCCTCCAGATCGAGCACCTGCTGGGCCGCAAACCCAAGGAACTGTCCGGCGGTCAGCGTCAACGCGTCGCGATGGGCCGCGCGATCGTCCGCGAACCGAAAGTGTTCCTGATGGACGAGCCGCTCTCGAACCTGGACGCCAAGCTGCGCGTCGAGATGCGCTCGCAGATCAGCCAGCTGCACCGCCGCCTGGGCGCCACCATCGTGTACGTGACGCACGACCAGGTCGAGGCCATGACGCTCGGCAACCGCATCGTGGTCATGCGGGACGGCGTGATCATGCAGGTCGACACCCCCATGAACCTGTACGACTTCCCGCAGAACAAGTTCGTGGCGGGCTTCATCGGCAGCCCCAGCATGAACTTCCTGACGGGCCGCGTGCAGAACGGCGAGTTCATGATCGGCGACAACCGCGTGTCCCCCATGGGCCGCCTCGCGCAGAGCCTCAAGGCCTTCGAGGGCAAGGACGTCCTGATGGGCATCCGCCCCGAGCACCTGGGCATGGTCGGCATGACCGACATCCCGCGCGGCTCGAACGTCCTGCGCGGTCAGGTCGTCGTGGTGGAACCCCTGGGCGCCCAGACGGACCTGATCATCGACGTGGCCGGTCAGCACATCACCGCGAAGGTCGAAGGTCAGGCGAACGTCCTGCCCGGCGACAGCGTCGAACTGCTCGTGGATCAGACCCGCCTGCACGCCTTCGACCCCAGCAGCGAGGCCGCCGTGGACCGTGGCACGCCCTCCGGGACGCGCGGTCAGGCCGACACCCCCGGCCTGGGCTACGAGTACGCCGCGCCCGCCAGCACGTACTGA
- a CDS encoding ABC transporter substrate-binding protein: protein MKKVALTLAALTLLTTAQARTWAEIKQSGTIKIATEGAFPPFNILKGKELTGFEVELANALAKQLGLKVQWVTQPFDNLLIGLGQNRYDFVIASHGITPERQKAVDFTNPHYCTGGAIVTKPGGPMTAAALKGKTVAVQVGTTYLENARKVPGIKDVKTFPKDTDAQAALMAGRVDAWVGDKFTGLDLVKAQKGKVVQGDLLFKESIGMAVKKGNSGLLKELNAALARALSDGTYAKLSSKYFGTDVRCK from the coding sequence ATGAAGAAAGTTGCTCTGACCCTCGCCGCCCTGACCCTGCTCACGACCGCGCAGGCCCGCACCTGGGCCGAGATCAAACAGTCCGGCACCATCAAGATCGCCACCGAGGGCGCCTTCCCGCCCTTCAACATCCTGAAGGGCAAGGAACTGACCGGCTTCGAGGTCGAACTCGCCAACGCCCTGGCCAAGCAGCTGGGCCTGAAGGTGCAGTGGGTCACGCAGCCTTTCGACAACCTGCTGATCGGCCTGGGGCAGAACCGCTACGACTTCGTGATCGCCAGCCACGGCATCACGCCCGAACGGCAGAAGGCCGTGGACTTCACGAACCCGCACTACTGCACCGGCGGCGCCATCGTCACGAAACCCGGCGGCCCCATGACCGCCGCTGCGCTGAAAGGCAAGACGGTCGCCGTGCAGGTCGGCACGACGTACCTGGAGAACGCCCGCAAGGTGCCCGGCATCAAGGACGTCAAGACCTTCCCCAAGGACACCGACGCGCAGGCCGCCCTGATGGCGGGCCGGGTGGACGCCTGGGTGGGCGACAAGTTCACGGGTCTGGACCTCGTGAAGGCGCAGAAGGGCAAGGTCGTGCAGGGCGACCTGCTGTTCAAGGAGAGCATCGGCATGGCCGTGAAGAAGGGCAACAGCGGTCTGCTGAAGGAACTGAACGCCGCGCTGGCCCGGGCCCTGAGCGACGGCACCTACGCCAAGCTGAGCAGCAAGTACTTCGGCACCGACGTCCGCTGCAAGTAA
- a CDS encoding amino acid ABC transporter permease, whose translation MTAKTPAPRASQPLGLGALLLWLGGAAVAFLALFWVITLILRQMPDPIGPRADLFVDGARMTLQLTVVAGVIGLIVGTVAGIQKTSALWIVRAPASLFIWLVRGTPLLVQILFVYNALPPILKGIGIDVQLNEFWSAVIALALNVGAYNAEVIRAGILAVPRGQTEAARSLGLSGAQTMTTVILPQALRIVVPPLVNNLVALLKDSSLASSIALLELTLAGQRVSSESFLPIPVLTTVAGVYLALTTVMTFFTDQLERRLKIASR comes from the coding sequence ATGACCGCCAAAACTCCTGCGCCCCGCGCCAGTCAGCCGCTGGGCCTGGGCGCGCTGCTGCTGTGGCTGGGCGGGGCGGCGGTCGCCTTCCTGGCCCTGTTCTGGGTCATCACGCTGATCCTGCGTCAGATGCCCGACCCGATCGGGCCGCGCGCGGACCTGTTCGTGGACGGCGCCCGCATGACCCTGCAACTGACGGTCGTGGCGGGCGTGATCGGCCTGATCGTGGGGACCGTGGCGGGCATCCAGAAGACCAGTGCGCTGTGGATCGTGCGGGCGCCCGCCAGCCTGTTCATCTGGCTGGTGCGCGGCACGCCGCTGCTCGTGCAGATCCTGTTCGTGTACAACGCCCTGCCGCCCATCCTGAAGGGCATCGGGATCGACGTGCAGCTGAACGAGTTCTGGTCGGCCGTGATCGCGCTGGCCCTGAACGTCGGGGCGTACAACGCGGAAGTCATCCGCGCCGGGATTCTGGCCGTGCCGCGCGGGCAGACCGAGGCGGCCCGCAGCCTGGGCCTGAGCGGCGCGCAGACCATGACCACCGTGATCCTGCCGCAGGCGCTGCGGATCGTGGTGCCACCCCTGGTGAACAACCTCGTGGCGCTGCTCAAGGATTCCTCGCTGGCATCGAGCATCGCGCTGCTGGAACTGACGCTGGCCGGACAGCGCGTGTCGTCCGAGAGCTTCCTGCCCATCCCGGTCCTGACGACCGTGGCGGGCGTGTACCTGGCGCTGACGACTGTGATGACGTTCTTCAC